Within Dermacentor albipictus isolate Rhodes 1998 colony chromosome 3, USDA_Dalb.pri_finalv2, whole genome shotgun sequence, the genomic segment TTTTTTTTAACAGTCCTAATACGAACACTTGTAAAGCTGCGTACTTCCTGACCAATATCCCATAGTAGTTATGAGCCATTCTCGGGGCAACTAGAAATACACTGCATGTCTCCTAGTATGCTGTTATGCTTTGGCAGGTTTCTGCAAAGTCAAGGTTAAGCACTTTGTGTCGTATAGTTGAGGAAGTCTTTATGCTGTATAAGTGTACCGCTTTCTGTGTAAGGTCTATTATGGTGGTCGGGGAGCACGCTAGTCACTCAAGTTTGCAGTGGTCTTTTGTAATGCGCAAGCTATTACTTTCAAAGATATCAGTCTACGGTTCGATCTGCCAAGATCTTCTTTTTTAATATCAGCCGTCAAAGCAGTTTGATTAATCCTGAAATGAATGAGAGGAGTAACAAAGTCAGTCGGAAGATTAGCTTTGTGGGATCCATGTGCCAATAAACTATTGTTAAATTAAAATTATTACAGCAAATAGCAGTTAGGCTCATCTgcaatttctgcagaaaaactgaTAGTATGTCGCAGATGCTGAGTACCCTCCATCTTGAATAGCTACAGGGAAGACATGCTACACAAACAACTCTTGCATTTAGTGACAACAGAGTCCAGCATTATAAAATAATCTTACCTGTATGCTTCCTTTTGTGCCAGCATTTGTCATTACCAAAGTAGAATGATACAGGACCTATGTGCTGTGAATAATGCTTCTAAATGGTAATTTTTTCTCAAAGAAAAAATGGAATGAGTTGTCTAAGAGCGTTGTTGAAATTAGGTATGTTGTCATATTTGTGATTTGTATTGTTTGGCTATAATATTGTTTTCCAATGTTTGTGTTTTTTGTCCCTTGATAacattttctgtatattcatTCCTCCTTGGACTCAAGTGAGGCGGCAGAATTTATAAATAAAATTTCAGGAAGGTAACTATTTACCGCAACAGACAGTACCATGAAACCTTGGTGGAGATGAACTGCTGCTGTTCTTTATTTGATCTTCAGGCCCATGATGGTATTACTGAATGTTTTGGCTCTTGCACTTGACTATACAATGGCAGCTTGCACTAATACCAAGCTCCTGGTCTTCTCACTATATCTTACAGTTAAAAAATCTTTTAAGCAAAAATTTGTGAAAATTTCATAAACTTGGCCATGAGGaatcataaatatatatattttccaaATCAGTATGGTTAACCTGCTGTGCTCTGATTTGTTCTAATATCACCGCAAGGACATTGAATGAAGAAAAGGCTCGTCTTTACCACTACCATCTATGTAATTTCATTTCTTCGGCATTGTATaattacatttttatttttaaatgaaAAGCATTACTTGGGTATCCTGTCTTGTTTTCTTGGTGCAGCATTGAAGCACTCCAGCTGTCCAGCAAATGCAGATGGTGCAGCTACATGAAGGATACTGCCCCGCTGTAACTCCTGTCTCTATGAGATGGATAAACTATGACCTCAAGTGCTCACCAGGATCCATGCCGGCCAGCGTGTGTTTGAATTCCATTTGTGCCTTCGGAACTTTTCACGAACGTTCAAGCTGAAGCAACACCTGCACACTCACACAACTAaaaggccatttcagtgccctcaGAGATTTTTACAAAAAGTTAACCTAAAGCAACATCTGTGCATCCACAGAAGAGAAATGCCATTTCAATGCTATTTATCCCCTCAGAGCTCACGAACGAGTGCTCTCAAGGACCACctgtgcacccacacaggtgagaggcgatttcagtgcccttcgtgtCCTCAAAGTTTCTCACAAAAGCGCGCTCTGAAcaaacacctgcgcacccacactgGCGaaaggccatttcagtgcccttcgtgtCCTCAAAGTTTCTCACAAAAGCGCGCTCTGAACaagcacctgcgcacccacacaggcgagaggccatttcagtgccctgcgTGTCCTCTAAGCTTCTCACGAAAGTATACTCTGAACTCGcatctgcgcacccacacaggcgagaggccatttcagtgccctttgtGTCCTCTAAGCTTCTCACGAAAGTATACTCTGAACTCGCATCTGCGcagccacacaggcgagaagccatttcaatgcccttcatgccttcagagctTCTCACGGAAAAGTTATCTGAACcgacacctgcacacccacacaaaCGAGAatccatttcaatgcccttcatgccttcagagcttctcacaGAAGAGGTATCTGAACcgacacctgcacacccacacaagtgaaaagccatttcagtgccctttgtGCCGTCGGAACTTATCACAGAAGAGTGAGGTGAACCGGCACCTGCGCacgcacacaggcgagaagccatttcaatgcccttcgtgccctcagagcttcttaCATAAGAGTACTCTGAACGAACACCTACGCCGCCACAcgggcgagaagccatttcagtgcccttcctgccctcagagcttctcacttAAGTGTACTCTGAACCGACACCTACGTACCCACACAGGAGAGAAACCATTTAAGTGCCCTTTATGCCCTCAGAGATTTTCACAGAATTATCTGACCcggcacctgcgcacccacacaggcgagaagccatttcaatgcccttcgtgccctcGGAGATTTTTACAAAAAAGTGGCCTGAAACAACACctacgcacccacacaggcgagaagccatttcattgcacttcatgccctcagagcttctcacaaaagagtAGTCTGAACCAACATCTGCgcatccacacaggcgagaagccatttcaatgcccttcatgccctcggagATTCTCATGTAAGCCTGTTCTGAACCGACACC encodes:
- the LOC135908493 gene encoding zinc finger protein 84-like, whose amino-acid sequence is MPFQCYLSPQSSRTSALKDHLCTHTGERRFQCPSCPQSFSQKRALNKHLRTHTGERPFQCPSCPQSFSQKRALNKHLRTHTGERPFQCPACPLSFSRKYTLNSHLRTHTGERPFQCPLCPLSFSRKYTLNSHLRSHTGEKPFQCPSCLQSFSRKSYLNRHLHTHTNENPFQCPSCLQSFSQKRYLNRHLHTHTSEKPFQCPLCRRNLSQKSEVNRHLRTHTGEKPFQCPSCPQSFLHKSTLNEHLRRHTGEKPFQCPSCPQSFSLKCTLNRHLRTHTGEKPFKCPLCPQRFSQNYLTRHLRTHTGEKPFQCPSCPRRFLQKSGLKQHLRTHTGEKPFHCTSCPQSFSQKSSLNQHLRIHTGEKPFQCPSCPRRFSCKPVLNRHLHAHTGEAISVPFMPSKLLTQVDMEGSPAVPLF